The genome window tattttgaatccaaagtgtttgataaaatgcttgacagaaaatttataatttttatttggttgtatGATGTAGCAGCCTATATAATTGACATGAgtgaaacaaattaaattagctACGGGTAAGaaagttgttattatttttaggtgaataattttcttttacctaTTGAGGGGTTAAGTATTATTTGGTTGCaaagttttaaaataatcaCCATAATCTACACATATTCTATGTCCTACTAAATGGTAGAAActcaattgttaaaaataagcacaaaaaaagaaacaatagaATAGTAAAGGTACAAATTAAGAACTAAGTGGGCAGAAGATTAATTATGTGGTGTCTCCATTATTTGAAGGTTAGCCTAGaatctatataaataaaaaattgttaaatatattatacgGGTAcacctttgttaaaaaattgttaaatatgtTGAATCATGTCTACCTCAACCATCATTGAAACTacttgctttatttatttatttattggtcaAGTATCATGTACAACTGTCCGCAAGAGCCTTGACAATATCAAAGTGTGTTTGTTGCTTCGCCTAGACATGAATGCAACCTTAGCACTGCTATagttaaaatattattgaagaTGCTTCATAAGATCAATGCCTTAGTTAGACATTTCGTATGACAAGGGATAGGTTGAAGGAGCTTGATATGCATAATGTATGCTTGCAATTAATTGGTTTACAATCAATTGATGGTTTGCAACAAAATATGCCTACATTCTCCGAAGTTTCTACTATAATTGTAGGTGATTTTAGCAATGAAAATATCCACCATttatgctataatatatgtacaaaaatttcaaaaaccattTTACATAAAAGCTTATAGCATTATCCGCGCAACGCGCGGGCAACCTTCTagttaaaatacaaataacctATTTTCGactaaaacaaatatttttaaattttaaattcatttaattaaaaccAAACTAAAGTCCAGGTTCAAAAAACGAAATTcaccacacacaaaaaaaagtgaaatctttAGTGGTGTGTTTTACCTGCCCATTCCAAATGGCTTCTGATCGATGGTTGGGCTGCAACGTCAACACTGACCTGTCAATGGGGCCAGGCTGCGCATGGTTAATCTGTCCAGCATTTGCAGCAGCCATACTGCACAAAAATGATAAGCAATTACCACATACTAGacattattgaaaacaaaacaaaaacaacctaaaaaatattgtcaataaTAATACATAATGAAACAAGGTATGCATTTGATGTTACatctaactttttcttttatataggTTATTTGAACAAACCTctaacaaaaccacaaaatacaaataattattactttCAAGTTGCATCCATCTAATAGGTCAAAAATAGAGCACAAAGGAACAATCTCTGTCCCAAAGCTTTAATTAAGTAACTTGTTGTTGTGTATGTATTGCATGGTTTGCAGAGtgcatatgagagagagagagagagagagtgttcAATAATTTGAATAACTGATTATTGACAATTATATGgcattagattttttatttattacaatatGCAAAATAcgagaaataattttaaaaaagaattcaatatgcaaaataatttagtttagttatctaaaataattcaatattCAAAATGCTAAAGCAATATTTACATTTGAAAGAATAAGGAATAACATTGAATGCACCACCTCCTTGGAATTTTGCAACTGTAACTACCTGCATGTTTATGCTTTTATGTTTGAAAGTTTAACTAAAAAGCTAGGCAGTAACTAAGATGCTGTTCTGCCAAGGCTTGTCATGGACATTTATAATTCATTCACTAAAAAGTGGTAGGGCACAACATGGAATaaagggaaacaaaaagaaattaagaaataaaaaagaaggcgGCATTTCTAAAAGACGATATTATTGCAAAGAAAGTATTATAATAAATTGACAATTGAAAATATGTATCTTTGTTTCATTTGCTAGGGAAAAGAATCCCATGTGCATGTTGCCATGTTGTTAGATATAGGAACAGGTTGTTTCAACCGGAAGTGATCTAACTAAACTATATCTACAATAATCTATGCAATTAGTTCTGTGTGAAACTATTAGCACATGCTGAAAAGACCAAAGGGGGGGaatcaaactttttcaaatggGATTTTAATAATGAGATTATACAAGACAAATAccacatataaaaaatatatgtggtGGGAGGCAGAAAAGACTTAATGACAAGGCCAAGGGTATTGATGGGAAAGCTCTGTAAGGGTATTGATGCAGGAATAAGATAGGTTTTTTAAGGCTGCACTATTTATTTGCGTTTTGATGGGAAGGCTccctcaaccaaaaaaagaatctGATACAAGGAAATAAACTTTGTTCTTATGACTTAATTTAtgtttccaaaataatttaCGTTTCCATCTAAAAATGGAGAAAGTAATATTTTCCTCAAAACAATCTAATTTTGGTCAAGTGATGGTTCCAATAACGACTGCTGTATTAGATATTAGGAATTTAGGGGACATGTATTCCTAGTCACTTCTCATAATAAGACTTAAAAAAGAGAGTCAAACTTGGCCAATGTATGCTTCCTATATAGGAATtggtgactttttttttggatgaaatttcaaattgagCTCAAGTTTTGGGCTTTTGAATAGTGGTCTAGCTAAGTACATATCTTCTAtggatttatatttttggatattAATAGGTTCCATGTTGTTAGTCCCCAATTAATAGGTAAGGAAGTAGAATCACTGGACTAATGGGCTTTgttaatctttgttttttttcagaTTGATCCACGCCATCGTTATGGACACAATTTACACTTCTACTATGATGTCTGCTCTGATAGCAAGAGCACCCAACCTTTCTTCTACTGGTACTCATGaaaattaactttttctttcttggtaTAATTGCTTTTGATTTAGCCTTATCCTTCTTTATCACTgatttctaactttatttttctcctCCTCTGAAACTGAAGGTTGGATGTTGGTGATGGTAAAGACCTAAATCTTGAAAGGTGCCTAAGGACTGTTCTACAACGTCAATGCATCGCGTATCTTGGACCAGTAAGTATTACTAATCATACCATCTGTTACTGCATTCCAATAATACACCCCCTCTCCATTTTAAATGTGTTTATTTCATGGtttagattaaatattacaaatttaagtGTATCCACTGcaacatcatttaaaattttaagtaacatgGCTCTTTATACATTagatccaaaaaataatatcttaACTGTGAAATGGACCCCCTCCAATCTtgtttcttcatcaaatttgTTGTGTTCAATTTACATGCACACACTCCCATAAGCATCTTTGCAACCTAGATAAGTGCCTACATAGATAACTAAGTGGCTTCTTATGAATGTGGATAAGTGCATATATTTCACTATTTCACTGTTTCACTGTTATAACTTTACATTCTCTGTCGTTTGGTATTACAGAAAGAGAGGGAAGCATATGAAGTAATTGTAGAGAGTGGAAAGCTTTTATACAGGCAAACAGGGATGCTTATTAACACAGTTGAGGGTTCTAAGTGGATTTTTGTGCTCAGCACATCAAGGGCTTTGTATGTGGGTcagaagaagaaaggtgttTTTCAACACTCAAGTTTTCTATCGGGAGGTGCTACATCAGCAGCAGGGAGATTAGTTGCCCATGATGGGGTTCTTGAGGTACTATCTATAACATAGCATAGACACAATTATTGATTTTTCATCATGTTGCAGTTCAATTTCTAAGCCAaatgcatctctctctctctctctcacacacgcacacacacgaACACACCAGCATCTTATATATTGGTCTATCAAACagaaatttggatttttaagtGCTTTGCTTATTAATTTGTCTTATTTCATTTCTAAGTGTTTATCTGCACAGCAGTACATTCTACATTTCTTATGGTCTTTCTAAAACCTACCAAAGATGAATCTGAAGCATCTGTGTTATCTGCAATCAAATACCCAAATTCATCCCCTTCAAAGCCACACCACATGTCATGCCATTTTTTTGTCCTCCTTCATCACAATAATatactcaaacaaaaaataaataaaaaatactgatGTTATCTAAAATTCATCCCCGAAATTTGTCTTAATTCGAACATAAAATTCGAATCTAAAAAAGTAAGTAACTGAGAAATGGCATACTTGAAAAATGGGAAGGAATTGAAGCAACAATCTGGGAATGAAGAAGAATGCttcttatacaaaaaaaaaaaaaaaaaaaaaaaaacaaacaaacaaacaaacaagagagTGACTGAGACTGCACCTTTTGTTTCAGATACCGCGTAGGTGAGCGAGAGAGTGACTGAGACTGGGTCGGTGAGGCTGAGAGGGTGAGTGGGTTGGGGCCGGCGTCGGCGACGGTGacgctgagagagtgagaggaggAGAGGGTGAGTGAGTGAGAGTGTCGGTCGGTTTGCTGAGAGCGTGAGTGAGGCGTTTGACTGATGAGGGAGAGTGAGTGGGTGGATGGGTGACTGAAAGAGAGGGTGACTGGGTTGGGGCCGGCGTCGGCGACGGTGacgttgagagagtgagagaaggagagggtgagtgagGGTGAGCGAGAGTGTCCGTCTGTAGAGGCGTTTGACTGATGATGGAGAGTGAGTGGGTGGGTGACTGAAAGAGAGAGcgttaaattcaaaaatatccTATTAGAAATCGACCTTCACACACTCGGTTTCCAGGTCGTGCTCCACGTCAGTCCACGTAATGGCACGTGACACCAACATGGAAATCGACTCTCTAATGGTCGATTTTCAGATGGCTGCCACCTGGCAATAATGCCACATCAGATGTCACGGACAACCAAAACCGACTCTGTGAGAGTCGatttacaaagcccaaaatcGACTATCATAAACTCGAGATGTTACTAACCCAATTACTTTCAAAACCGGACctattaactagatagttgggAAATTAGGCCTATTTTCCAATTTCGTTCGGTTCCTCACTAACCTTTGTCCTATAAATTGGAAGtggtctttaaaaaaaaaaaaaaaatccctattTCTATTGGCTAGCAGTGCCAGGTCAGTACTATTGAATAATTTCACAAAACGAAACGacgacgttttttttttttatttctcggATTTTCTCCCGTTGGCTGTTGGCATTTCCTTTCTTTGATAGTTGATCGATAATTGATCTCCGGTAAATCAAAATTGgagtacactttttttttttttggataatcaaCTGGAGAACACTTAGACTTAAGCAACACGGGTGAGAATTGAAATCGAGAATTGAATTGAAAGATGGATTCAGCAGGAAGACAGGTATTCACGGTGGACCTTCTAGAAAGATACGCCGCGAAGGGACGCGGAGTTATAACTTGCATGGCCGCCGGCAACGACGTCATTTTGTTGGGCACCAGTAAAGGTTGGGTCATCCGCCACGATTTCGGCCTCGGCGACTCCACCGGTTCGTTCCTACTTTCCATTTCCTtcaatttctgaatttttttttttttattttaaatcttttCCCGATTCCACACAATTTaacactttctttctttcatattGTCAATTCCATTAAAAATGTCGTACTTAGTACACAAACCTCCCACTTTTGCGGGGTCCGTCTCTCCCCTAATTTGTTGGAGACGGAGAGTCactaataaagtaatttttttttctgatatttgtgttattggttttatttgAGGTATGTTATAGAGATTGATCTGTCTACGGGTCGACCCGGAGAGCAATCGATCCACAGGGTGTTTGTTGATCCAGGAGGGAGTCATTGCATTGCCACTGTAGTTGGTAGTGGAGGTGTTGATACTTTTTATACTCATGCCAAGTGGATTAAGCCTCGAGTTTTAACCAAATTGAAAGGTCTTGTTGTCAATGCTGTTGCCTGGAATAGACTACTCATTACTGAAGGTAAGCCTTGTTTGTTTGATTCATACATGTGGATATCGCCAAACATTTATGcagtttgattttgttgttttaaaacACAGCTTCGACAAAGGAAGTTATTCTTGGTACGGATAATGGCCAACTTCATGAGATTGCGGTTGATGAGAAGGACAAGAGGGAGAAGTATATTAAGTTTCTGTTCCAATTGGGGGAACTTCCCGAAGCTTTCATGGATTTACAGGTCTctctttttctgtgtttttcttctgaaagcaataaaagaatAAGGATTTTTGTTTGCTAGTTGCTGCATATTTCTGACTAACTTGCGTGTTCCGTTACGCAAGAAGCAACTAAGAAAGTTTTTCTTTGGATAGTAGTAATTTTAATGCTTTGGTGTGTTGAGTTGCGTGCATTTGCTACATATCCAGTTGATTTGGCTTGTTGGCCATGAATTTTCTGTCAGAAAATACCTAATCAACTACTGTGGATTTGCTCAAGCTCTTCAAACCTTGTAGGTTTTGAAGATTAAAGGATTCTTTTGCTTGTTCTGATAGATGAACTTGTGAAGTACCTTTAGGGGGTCAAAACACTGGAATGCCATCTTTATGTTTTGGGGGAGTGGGGGTAATTGGTTGGGGGCAACTGGGTTGCTAGGTATTGGAATGGGAGCTAGATAGATTAAATTAAAGCTGTCTTGATTTTCAGAAATTGACACTACAGTTTATTCGCAAAAGGAATTTATCTGTGTACAATTCTAAGGCACTctgttttggtttctttttttctattacaGATGGAAACAGCTAGCATAATGAATGGAACTAGATACTATGTAATGGCTGTTACTCCTACACGACTTTACTCTTTTACTGGGATTGGATCCTTGGAGGTAAGATTAACTCTAACACCCAATTTTTACAATGAACATGTCTGACTCTATGGTGGGACAATTTGTTATCTACTTATAGCTTGTCTTCTTattgtataatttgaattttatgcttattgatcattttaaatatttagacTGTTTTTGCAAGTTATTTAGATCGTGCTGTGCATTTCATGGAGCTTCCCGGTGAAATACCAAACAggtaaatgcattttttatttgaacatTATTTTGAATAACTTATTTACAAAATCAGACACTAAAACTGTAGAGGCTGGAGTATTCTTTTATACTTACATTGGAAGTTTGCTTCTCTTCCATAAAATCTATTATTTATGGTACTTGgcatttcttttttagcttTCTGAATATGAGGTTTCCCTGTGATTTTGGTTTACTATCAGTGAACTGCATTTCTACATCAAGCAACGAAGAGCTGTGCATTTTGCCTGGCTTTCAGGAGCTGGTATCTATCATGGTGGCCTAAATTTTGGAGCACATCATGGgtaaattttaacattattgaTTTTCTAGCTTTCATGTGAAATTGGAACCGTTCATTTACACTATTGGATTTCTTACTTTAGTGGGTGCTATGTGGTTTGCCTTTTGGAATGTGCTCATTACGCTTCCCTGATATAAGGAGTGGATTGTTTATTGATTTGTATCAGCTGCAGTTCAACTATGAAAtttgctttgtttatttatgtatttattagtttttgtttggaAAACTCTTGGGCAGCTCTCCAAATGGAGATGAAAATTTTGTGGAGAACAAGGCTCTATTGGACTATTCAAAATTGTCTGAAGGTGCTGAAGCAGTAAAACCGAGTTCTATGGCAGTGTCTGAATTTCATTTCTTGCTTCTTATTGGGAATAAGGTCAAGGTGCGTATTCACTTAACTAGTTGACACTCTTAATTTATACTTATGAATGTGCCCTTTTCTTGTCAACCTTATGAATGCTCCAACCTCAATGCTGGTAATAAGTATAATGTTTTGGACTACTACTATTAATTAATATGAGGTACAGTAATCTTGCATTATCTTCAGTCTTCTACCTGAAGTTTCCTACATATAACATAATACATTTATTCCGTTTTTCAGCCCTATAACTTATTTTCTAGGTCCTtcgaatgttttttttttggtaggttGTGAATAGAATTAGCGAGAACATCATTGAGGAACTTCAGTTTGACCTAACATCAGAATCAGTTTCCAGGGGTATCATGGGATTATGTAGTGATGCCACTGCTGGATTGTTCTATGCATATGACCAAAACTCTGTTTATCAAGTTTGTATCTTCTGATGACTTCATCTATTCTATTTTTGGTCCATGTCACAGTAGAAAATACCTTTCTCCCATACTGCTTAATTTAAGAATACCATGCCAGGTGTCTGTCAATGATGAAGGCCGAGATATGTGGAAGGTTTATCTGGACTTGAATGAGTATGCTGGAGCTTTGGCAAATTGTCGTGACCCACTCCAGAGAGACCAAGTATACTTAGTACAGGTCAGActaattgattttattgcaGTTGAGCTCTTGGTTGTTCTGATTAAATGcctcttttgtaatttcttctcacaattttttttaatcttttaaggACAGCATATATGTATCAACTAAATCTTGTTATCTGAGTCTATAATAGAGTGATTTGTGGTGCAGGCTGAAGCTGCATTTGCCTCCAAGGATTATCACAGAGCAGCATCTTTCTTTGCAAAAGTGAATTATCCATCACTTGATCTTATTCTGTCATTGTATTTAAGTtacaaattttgttatttttactTGGTTCCTTATGAATGAACTTAGtatttttactttgtacttCCTGCGTGCTTGGAGcatttgtcttaataaaatttgttacttatcaaaaaaaaaaaaaacctaaagaagaaaaagaaaaaaaggaaattgaTTCCTTATGAGCGAACTTAGTATTTTTACTTTGTACGTCCTGCGTGCTTGGAGcatttgtcttaataaaatttgttacttataaaaaaaaaacctaaaaaagaaaaagaaaaaaaggaaatagtgaaacataccaaacatctttCACCTGTTGAGCCCAGAAAGATTTTAATTATATCTATAAACCCTAAAGACTTACTACTGTCTGATTTCTCAGAcatcaaatttctttttttggataagttttataatgaaaaagtgtttttttttttttttttctctgtcaATAACTTTTTGCTATTATACTTGAGTAAAATGCAAGCTGTTGTGACTCATCAAGGCAAAGCCACCTGATCTGCAGATGCATAATTGACTCCTCCCTCAATTGTGCATAGTCTCATCCCCCATTTGAAGGATagtaaattttgatttatttaatttttttcacaaagaTATTGATTTCAGTTGTGATTCTTCTGAATTTGAAAATGTCTAACATACATGCAACTCATTCTAATTCTTAATTCATACACTGTTCTCCCCTTTGTACCAGTTTTTCATGCTTTTGTTAATTGATTCCTCCCTCAATTGTGCATGGTCTCATCCCCCATTTTGAAGGATAGTAAATTTtgatctatttaatttttatcacaaagATATTGATTATCAGTTGTGAGTCTTCTGAATTTGAAGGTGTCTAACATGCATGCTACTCATTCTAATTCTTAATTCATAACACTGTCCTTCCCTTCCAACCAGTTTTCCATGTATGTGTTGTTGATTACTATTTCTAGCTTATGTTGGAGAAGACACCTCTATTGTTCACTCTATCTTTCTTCACTTTCTCTTTCAATGGTCCTTTGTATCTTCTGGTGCCTTTATTGCAATTATGTTGCTGGCTTGTATCATTATCAAACTGGCTCTGACTCACTCGTTAACTGTCTTCTGAGGTAGCAGACTTGATATAGTTCATATAACTCTGATCAGTTAATGCGACAATATTGAAACTTTTAACAGACTTGAGAATATACAGACAATTCTTTGTTGGTGAAATCACATAAATCATGAATAATATTTAACTGATGATGcgtttttcttttaacttgAGAGCATTATTCTAGTtcatgtatatgtgtgtgtgtgtgtgtgtgttttcttcttgtgtgttaattttatttatttattattatttttttatctcttgtAACTGACAGGAAATGTTTTGCAGATTAACTATATGTTGTCATTTGAGGAGATCACTCTAAAGTTCATTACCATAGGTGAACAGGTAGTTGGAATACTATTTCATTCTTTTGGCTCAATAAATATGTAGGGAAAATCAATATAACTGCTTTTTCTGCTGCATGCAATGTATCATGTTGGATGCAAGTGTAACCCAATTTTGGAAGTTCTTGTACGTCAAGTTTATATGTTccttcttttttgattttttgtttttttattatttttattttgattttttatgtttgtgCTTTAGCAGATGTGATGCTGGAACTGGGGTTGAAGTAGGGAATATAG of Quercus lobata isolate SW786 chromosome 8, ValleyOak3.0 Primary Assembly, whole genome shotgun sequence contains these proteins:
- the LOC115956818 gene encoding IQ domain-containing protein IQM5-like, giving the protein MEKIDPRHRYGHNLHFYYDVCSDSKSTQPFFYWLDVGDGKDLNLERCLRTVLQRQCIAYLGPKEREAYEVIVESGKLLYRQTGMLINTVEGSKWIFVLSTSRALYVGQKKKGVFQHSSFLSGGATSAAGRLVAHDGVLEFNF
- the LOC115958611 gene encoding vacuolar sorting protein 18-like, producing MDSAGRQVFTVDLLERYAAKGRGVITCMAAGNDVILLGTSKGWVIRHDFGLGDSTEIDLSTGRPGEQSIHRVFVDPGGSHCIATVVGSGGVDTFYTHAKWIKPRVLTKLKGLVVNAVAWNRLLITEASTKEVILGTDNGQLHEIAVDEKDKREKYIKFLFQLGELPEAFMDLQMETASIMNGTRYYVMAVTPTRLYSFTGIGSLETVFASYLDRAVHFMELPGEIPNSELHFYIKQRRAVHFAWLSGAGIYHGGLNFGAHHGSPNGDENFVENKALLDYSKLSEGAEAVKPSSMAVSEFHFLLLIGNKVKVVNRISENIIEELQFDLTSESVSRGIMGLCSDATAGLFYAYDQNSVYQVSVNDEGRDMWKVYLDLNEYAGALANCRDPLQRDQVYLVQAEAAFASKDYHRAASFFAKINYMLSFEEITLKFITIGEQDALRTFLLRKLDNLAKDDKCQITMISTWATELYLDKINRLLLEDDTAVVNHGSEYQSVIKEFCAFLGDCKDVLDEATTMRLLESYGRVEELVYFASLKEQYEIVVHHYIQQGEAKKALEVLQKPAVPIDLQYKFAPDLIMLDAYETVESWMATNNLNPRKLIPAMMRYSSEPHANSKFGQDY